The genomic stretch CGAAGAAGTGGGTCATGTAGACGACCCAGGCCGCGAAGTCGTACCAGTGCAGGTGGAAGGGGTCGAACAGGTGGTCCTGCAGCCACACCGTCGGGACCGTGCCGCCGCCGAGCCACTTGTCGAAGTCGAGCTGCGGCTGGATGTAGGCCTGCTCGGAGGTCACCGACACCGCGCCGCGCAGGTAGTCGTAGGCGACGAGCAGCGCGAAGATCGGCAGCCACTCGAGCAGCATCACGCCCCAGCTGCGCCAGGCGGCGACGCTGAACGCGGCGATGCCGAGCACGAGCCAGAAGAAGAACTTGTCGCGCGCGAGCGGCATGCCCTCCGTCGCCAGGGAGATGCCGAACGCCACGAGGAAGACCACGGGCGCGCCGAGCGTCAGCACGCGCTCGGGCCAGCGCCGCGGCTGGACCGCCGCCTCTTCGACCATCGCCATCCGCCGAGTATGCCGATCGGGGCGCGCGGCGGTCCAGCGTGAACGGCCGGTGGACGTCGGCCAGCAGACGGGCCTCCACTAGGTTCAATCCGATGCGCTGCTTCCGATCCGCCGCCGCCGTGCTCGCCGCCGCGGCGCTCCTCGCCGCCGCGGGCTGCGGGGGCGACGATGCGTCCTCGACCGTGACGGACACGCCGGCGACCGCGCCCACGCGGACGGCGACGACCGCGACCGCCGAGATCCAGACGGTCACGACGCCCCCCGCCCCCGCCGCGACGGCCCCGGCCGCGACCACGCCCTCCGCCGTGCCGACGACGACCGCGCCGGACACCGGCGGCGCCGCGGCGCCCACCACGACGGCGCCGTCACCCGGCGACACCGGCGGCGCGGCTCCCACGAACCCGGCGACCGAGCCGGGCAACGGCGGCTCTCCCGCGCAGGATCCGGAGTGCCGGCCGGGTACGGGCACCGGCCAGCCGGATCCGCAGTGCGAGCCGCTCGAGGGCGAGGACGCGCGCGAGAACGAGGGCTGAACCGGCGGGCCGGCCGCGCCCTACTTCAGCGAGATCGACGGCAGCATGGGCGCCGGCCGCGTGCCCGGCGCCGCGCCCAGCTCGACGGACGGCACGTACGGCGCGGTCATCACCAGATCCGGGCACGCCCGCAGGAACGCCCGGGCGATCCGCCCGGGCTTGGTCCCGGTGCCCAGGACGATCAGGTCGTGGCCGCCCTGCTCCAGCGTGCGCCGGAGGGCTCGCCGCACGCAGCGGTGGCGGCACAGCCCGGTGCTCGCGTCGGCGCCCGTGACGAGGTGCCAGCGGACCGCAAGGTCGCCGGGCAGCTCCGCCACGGCCTGACGGACAAGCAGGTCACCGCTCGATACGACGTCCTCGACGAGCGGGAGGGCGAGCAGCCCGACGCCCACCCAGCTCGGTGGCGGCACGGCCACGTGCACGACCGTGAGCTCCGCCCGCTCGGCGCGGGCCAGCCCGGCTGCCCGGCGCAGCCCGGCAGCGGCTTCCTCGGTGTGGTCGTAGCCGACGAGTATGCGTCGCGGCATCGAGGCCGCTCCTCTCTCTTCCCAGCACCTACGCCGGGCTCCCGTCCGATCGTATAGGACGGGCCGGGAGGATGCGCGATCACCGCCCCGGGACGTTCGTCCGGGACCGGGAGCCGACGCCCAGGCCGAGCACGAGCGCCGCCGCGCCCATCACGGTGATGAGCAGCGCCATCGGCAGGGCGTTCTCGGCTCCCGCCACGCCGGCCAGCGGCGCGACCGCCGCCCCCAGGCCGAACTGGACGACGCCGATCATCCCCGACGCGGTGCCCGCCGCCTCCGGATGGTCGGCCAGCGCGAGACCCTGCGCGTTCGGGTTGATGAGCCCGCGGGAGGCGATGACGAGCGCGAGCGACGGCAGGATCAGCCCGAGCCCGATGCCGGCCACCACCGCCACGAGGAGCCCGGCGCCGCCGGCCGCACCGACCGCCAGGCCCGACGTGAGCAGCGGCGCCGGCCCGACGCGCCGCACGAGCCGCGCGCTCAGCTGGCTGGTGACGATCATCAGGCCCCCGTTCACCGACAGGACCAGGCCGAACGCCTGCGGCGAGACCCCGTGGATCTCCTCGAGCAGGAACACCGCCCCCGACAGGTAGACGCTCAGCGTGGCGAACGACAACCCGATGCACAGCGCCAGCGCGACGAACGCGCGGTCGCGCAGGAGGGCGGCCATCGCTCCGCCCGTCGCGTGCGCCCCGCCCGTGTGCCGCCGCGCCGGCTCGAGCGTCTCCGGCAGGCGCAGGAGGGCCCACGCGAACAGGACGATGCCGAGGCCGGCGAGCACCACGAAGACGCCGCGCCAGTCGGTGACGTGCAGCAGCTGCCCGCCGACCAGCGGCGCGAGCAGCGGCGCGAGGCCCGTGACGAGGATCAGCATCGCGTACGTCCGGGCCGCCTCCGTCCCCCCGACCAGGTCGCGCACCATCGCCCGCGCGATGACGATGCCCACGGCGCCCGCCATGCCCTGGGCGGTCCGGGCCGCCAGCAGCAGCCAGATGTTCGGCGCCAGCGCGCACAGCAGCGAGGTGACCGCGAACAGCGCGACGCCGGCCAGCAGCGGCCGGCGGCGCCCGAGCGCATCGCTGATCGAGCCGCCGAGGAACTGGCCGCCCGCGAGGCCGAGCAGGCTGGCCGTGATCGTCAGCTGCGCGGCCGACGCGGAGACCGAGAGGTCGCCGGCCAGGTCCGTCAGACCCGGCAGGTACAGGTCCATCGACAGCGGACCGAACGTCGACAGCGACCCGAGCAGCACGAGGAGGCGGCGCGTCGGCCGCCTCCCCGTCCCGGGCGTTGCCTGTGGAGGCGCCGAGGCCGTCAGGCCGCGGTCGGCGACGCGATGCCCGCCGCGTCGGCGAGCGCCTGCGCCTTGTCGGTGCGCTCCCACGTGAAGTCCGCGTCGTCACGGCCGAAGTGGCCGTACGCGGCGGTCTTCTGATAGATCGGCCGGTGCAGGTCGAGCGACTCGCGGAACGCGCCGGGGCGCAGGTCGAAGTGCTCATCGACGAGCTGCGCGATCTGCGCGCGGCCGACCTTCTCGGTCCCGAACGTCTCGACCATGACCGAGACCGGATGCGCGACGCCGATCGCGTACGCGACCTGCACCTCCGCGCGGTCGGCCAGGCCGGCCGCCACGACGTTCTTCGCGACGTGGCGCGCCGCGTAGGCCGCCGACCGGTCGACCTTCGACGGGTCCTTGCCGCTGAACGCGCCGCCGCCGTGGCGGGCCATGCCGCCGTAGGTGTCGACGATGATCTTGCGCCCGGTCAGGCCGCAGTCGCCCACCGGACCGCCGATGACGAAGCGCCCCGTCGGGTTGACGAGGAAGTCGCGCCGCAGCTGCGCGGCGTCGTACAGCTCGGCCGGCAGCACCGGCAGCACGACGTGCTCCCAGAGGTCGTCGGGGATGACGTCCTCCGAGCCCTCCTTGTGCTGCGTGGAGATCAGCAGCTTCTCGATCGCGACCGGGCGGCCGTCCACGTAGCGCACCGACACCTGCGTCTTGCCGTCGGGGCGCAGGTAGGGCAGCGTGCCGTCCTTGCGCACGTCCGCAAGCCGCTTGGCCAGCTGGTGGGCCATCGCGATCGGGAGCGGCATGAGCTCCGGGGTCTCGTTCGTCGCGTAGCCGAACATCATCCCCTGGTCGCCCGCGCCCGCGACGTCGAGGGCGCCCGCGTCGCCCTGCGACCGGGTCTCGAGCGCCGCGTCCACGCCCTGCGCGATGTCGGGCGACTGCTTGTCGATCGCGTTGATCACCGCGCAGGAGTCGGCGCTGAAGCCGAGGTCGGCGTCGACGTAGCCGATCTTGCGGATCGTCTCGCGCGCGATCTCCTGGACGTCGACGTACGTGGACGTCGAGATCTCGCCCGAGACGACCACCAGGCCCGTGTTGACCAGCGTCTCGCACGCCACGCGCCCGGCGGGGTCGTCGCGCATGACGGCGTCGAGGACGCCGTCGGAGATCTGGTCGGAGACCTTGTCGGGGTGGCCCTCCGTCACCGACTCGGAGGTGAACAGGTACTCGCTCATGGGGTGTTGGCGCTCCTCAGTGGCTGACCGCCGCCGCGGCGAGCTCCGACACGAGGTCGTCCTCGTAGAAGCGCTCGAGCGCGAACGGCGCGATGAGGTCCGGCGTGCGCTCGGTTGCGACGAGCTCCGCCAGAGTCCTGCCCACGATCGGCGCCGCCTTGAAGCCGTACGTGCCCCAGCCCGCGCTGACGTGGAAGTTCTCGACCTCGGTCTTTCCGAGG from Capillimicrobium parvum encodes the following:
- the metK gene encoding methionine adenosyltransferase, whose product is MSEYLFTSESVTEGHPDKVSDQISDGVLDAVMRDDPAGRVACETLVNTGLVVVSGEISTSTYVDVQEIARETIRKIGYVDADLGFSADSCAVINAIDKQSPDIAQGVDAALETRSQGDAGALDVAGAGDQGMMFGYATNETPELMPLPIAMAHQLAKRLADVRKDGTLPYLRPDGKTQVSVRYVDGRPVAIEKLLISTQHKEGSEDVIPDDLWEHVVLPVLPAELYDAAQLRRDFLVNPTGRFVIGGPVGDCGLTGRKIIVDTYGGMARHGGGAFSGKDPSKVDRSAAYAARHVAKNVVAAGLADRAEVQVAYAIGVAHPVSVMVETFGTEKVGRAQIAQLVDEHFDLRPGAFRESLDLHRPIYQKTAAYGHFGRDDADFTWERTDKAQALADAAGIASPTAA
- a CDS encoding multidrug effflux MFS transporter, with translation MTASAPPQATPGTGRRPTRRLLVLLGSLSTFGPLSMDLYLPGLTDLAGDLSVSASAAQLTITASLLGLAGGQFLGGSISDALGRRRPLLAGVALFAVTSLLCALAPNIWLLLAARTAQGMAGAVGIVIARAMVRDLVGGTEAARTYAMLILVTGLAPLLAPLVGGQLLHVTDWRGVFVVLAGLGIVLFAWALLRLPETLEPARRHTGGAHATGGAMAALLRDRAFVALALCIGLSFATLSVYLSGAVFLLEEIHGVSPQAFGLVLSVNGGLMIVTSQLSARLVRRVGPAPLLTSGLAVGAAGGAGLLVAVVAGIGLGLILPSLALVIASRGLINPNAQGLALADHPEAAGTASGMIGVVQFGLGAAVAPLAGVAGAENALPMALLITVMGAAALVLGLGVGSRSRTNVPGR
- a CDS encoding universal stress protein — translated: MPRRILVGYDHTEEAAAGLRRAAGLARAERAELTVVHVAVPPPSWVGVGLLALPLVEDVVSSGDLLVRQAVAELPGDLAVRWHLVTGADASTGLCRHRCVRRALRRTLEQGGHDLIVLGTGTKPGRIARAFLRACPDLVMTAPYVPSVELGAAPGTRPAPMLPSISLK